The DNA region GCCGTATTATCCGTGAAAACGAAAGTTCTAAATCGGAAGCCACGAAAACCATCATTCAGGAAATAAAGAAACAACTTGTTGAAATCAGCAAGATAAAAAAGAAGCCTGAAATTTCATTTGAATTGGAGACCGAAATCGTGATTAACATCACGTTTGAACGCAAATTAACCACAGAACAAAGCGAAGACATTATCTACAAAGACAAGCCTAAAATTGCAGACGAAGACATCACTTCTTCCAACCATTTGGTAAAACTGTTTTCTCAAACAAATATTGACAAAGAGTTGCTGAGGAAAAGGATTAAAGATATTCTGAAAGAAAAATCTCAGGCAACACTGTTAGATGTGGTTGATTATTACGGTGGACTTGATAAAGGCCTTCCTGAATTGTTTGGATACATAGGAATTGTAAAAGAATTTAAACACGTCATTAGTCCAGACAAATCTCAAAGTATAGTGTTTGATTCTGAAAACAGAAAGCAAATCAAAATCCCCGAAATTATATTGACCAAATGAATTTAGAAAACTATAAAAAGCCATATAGCAAAGCAATTGTTAGATTGTTGAAATCACCAATTGAGCGAAACTCAAATGAATGGGAAAATGTAGTAATGTATCAAAACGAGATACAAGACTACATAAGCCAAATTGGGTTGGAACTCATTATAAAAAAAGATGAAGGATTTGCCTTTGTAAAGCAACTTGAAGATAGCGAAGGAAATACTCTTGGGTTAGTTCAAAGACGACAAGTTGGTTTTGAAACATCAATTGTGCTTGTTGTGCTAAGACAGAGTTTGGAAGAATTTGATAGCAACCCAACCCAGTTAGCTACTGAAAAATTTATTACAAATACTGAAATAAGAGACGAATTAGAGTTATTCCTTCCTGAAAAGTTCAATAGAAAGAGTTTCATAAAAGAACTTGACAGGTATATCAACGCTACTGTTGATTTGGGCTATTTGAAAGAAGTCAGTAAAAAAGACAACGAAACAAGATACCGAATACATCGAATTATCAAAGAAAAAATAACACTGGATATTTTACAGGATTTCAAAACAAGATTGCAGGAATATGTTGAGTCTGTTTAGCACAAGTTCCGACAAGGCGGGTTTCAGACTTCAATATATGGAAGTTTTTAACTGGGGAACGTTTGATGAGAAAGTGTTTAGAATTAACCCACAGGGAAATAACTCCTTGTTGACTGGTGCTAATGCGTCAGGAAAAAGCACATACATAGATGCACTACTTACATTAATGGTTCCTGCAAAAAAAGATAGGTTTTACAATCAATCATCAGGCGTTGATAAGAAAGGTAATCGAACTGAAGAAACCTACGTTTTGGGACATTATGGAAATATTCAAGAAGAAGGTAAAAGCTCTACTTCTACACAAAAGTTGAGAGAAAAAAACACTTACTCAGTTATTCTTGCTCATTTTAAAAACACAGATTTAAAACAAGTAACGCTGTTTCAAGTTCGTTGGTTTAGTAGTAGTGGAGAA from Williamwhitmania sp. includes:
- a CDS encoding DUF4194 domain-containing protein, which encodes MNLENYKKPYSKAIVRLLKSPIERNSNEWENVVMYQNEIQDYISQIGLELIIKKDEGFAFVKQLEDSEGNTLGLVQRRQVGFETSIVLVVLRQSLEEFDSNPTQLATEKFITNTEIRDELELFLPEKFNRKSFIKELDRYINATVDLGYLKEVSKKDNETRYRIHRIIKEKITLDILQDFKTRLQEYVESV